The following coding sequences lie in one Synechococcus sp. PCC 7336 genomic window:
- a CDS encoding Uma2 family endonuclease encodes MVQFQPRQHLPTQDELPETDFAPVDSELQVLVASLLGDLLAWHWRDRTDWFWGINLAVYYDPEKPSIAPDGFLSLGVERLPRKGGRLSYVVWDEGELPILVVEYVSRTYGQEYGSKLEDYARIGVLYYAIYNPEYCTRKRRQPLEVYRLESDRYVLQTGEPVWLPEIGLGLGSESGTYRGWSRDWLYWYDREGNRLTAPTEVAEQERLLREQLLDKLRQKGIDPDTL; translated from the coding sequence ATGGTCCAGTTCCAACCCCGCCAACACCTCCCCACTCAAGACGAACTGCCCGAAACTGACTTTGCCCCTGTGGATAGCGAATTGCAAGTGCTTGTCGCCAGCCTCTTGGGCGATCTCCTTGCTTGGCACTGGCGCGATCGCACCGATTGGTTCTGGGGCATTAATTTAGCCGTCTATTACGACCCCGAGAAACCTTCCATTGCCCCCGATGGCTTCTTGAGTCTGGGAGTCGAGCGGCTCCCTCGAAAGGGCGGCAGACTCAGCTACGTCGTCTGGGATGAGGGCGAGCTGCCGATTCTGGTGGTGGAATACGTCTCCCGCACTTACGGGCAGGAGTACGGCTCCAAGCTGGAAGACTACGCCCGCATCGGTGTGTTGTATTACGCGATCTACAACCCGGAGTACTGCACTCGCAAGCGGCGTCAGCCCTTAGAGGTTTATCGGCTCGAAAGCGATCGCTACGTCTTGCAGACGGGGGAGCCGGTTTGGCTGCCGGAGATTGGGTTGGGCTTGGGAAGCGAGTCGGGAACCTATCGAGGCTGGTCGAGAGACTGGTTGTACTGGTATGACCGAGAGGGGAATCGACTCACTGCTCCTACTGAGGTCGCGGAGCAGGAACGACTGTTGCGCGAACAACTGCTGGACAAACTCCGGCAAAAGGGAATCGATCCCGATACGCTCTAG
- a CDS encoding bestrophin family protein — MFTIATNRFEKPDWLTTIFQLKGSVILIILPRILFFCGFTTAITLLYTLDFPIYFQKLGDLTTNVIYNLILGLLVVFRTNTSYDRFWEGRKAWGVLAIDIRNLAQEIRVGVAERDETDFLEKQSVMRLLSAFAIATKLHLRGEAVNDELKALLTPARAEQLEASSNRPFDIIFWIRCYLQKVLSKGEITESKVGAIDNMLNQLTGGVSGCERIITTPIPITYRVYLKRLILIYCIGLPFKTIPELTWWSLPIVAVVSFLLLGVEEVARELENPFGYNVNDLPLDDFCRTIASNVEHVLSLETQIELTPKKELQESLSGQLQLFSVSHM; from the coding sequence TTGTTTACGATCGCAACCAATAGATTTGAGAAGCCTGACTGGCTAACAACAATCTTCCAGTTAAAAGGGTCGGTTATTTTGATAATTTTGCCACGAATATTATTTTTTTGTGGCTTTACTACAGCAATTACGCTGTTATACACGCTAGACTTTCCCATTTATTTTCAAAAGCTAGGCGATCTAACCACCAATGTCATCTACAATTTAATCTTGGGCTTACTAGTGGTTTTTCGTACGAATACGTCCTACGATCGATTTTGGGAAGGGCGAAAAGCTTGGGGGGTGCTAGCGATCGATATTAGAAACTTGGCTCAAGAGATCCGGGTTGGAGTAGCTGAACGCGATGAAACCGACTTCCTTGAAAAACAGTCTGTCATGCGCCTGTTATCTGCTTTTGCAATTGCCACCAAACTTCATCTGAGGGGGGAAGCTGTTAACGATGAGCTCAAAGCACTGTTGACTCCAGCCCGAGCAGAGCAATTGGAAGCATCCAGCAATCGTCCTTTCGATATCATATTTTGGATTCGTTGCTATTTACAGAAAGTTTTGTCAAAAGGAGAGATAACTGAGTCGAAAGTCGGCGCGATCGACAACATGCTCAATCAGTTGACGGGAGGTGTCAGTGGTTGCGAACGCATCATCACCACCCCCATTCCAATTACCTATCGGGTTTATCTCAAACGCTTAATTTTAATTTATTGCATCGGATTGCCCTTCAAAACTATTCCCGAACTCACTTGGTGGTCATTACCCATTGTGGCAGTTGTCAGTTTTCTGCTACTAGGGGTCGAAGAAGTGGCTCGCGAGCTAGAGAATCCTTTCGGCTATAACGTCAACGATCTACCATTGGACGACTTTTGTCGCACGATCGCCAGCAATGTCGAGCATGTGCTGTCTCTAGAAACCCAAATAGAATTAACTCCAAAGAAAGAGCTGCAAGAATCTCTTTCCGGGCAGTTGCAGTTGTTTAGTGTAAGTCACATGTGA